In the Telopea speciosissima isolate NSW1024214 ecotype Mountain lineage chromosome 2, Tspe_v1, whole genome shotgun sequence genome, one interval contains:
- the LOC122650065 gene encoding brassinosteroid-related acyltransferase 1, which yields MATNQENNQKVTVTKTVSVYPKSLHPPALLSLSNLDRQCPKLMYMVLFFNPSRSQQHTSVQSLFQTLKIGLEETLSVWFPAAGRLSFSQTDGKLDLLSNNAGAVLVEAFTQVKISELRDLPQYNEFYENLVFKPVFNGNISELPLVAAQVTRFGCGGYTVGVGSSHALFDGLATFNFLSAWATKTTMRRADEGSELCEAVHERGPLLVGYRRAQNQIIRLNNNPNPVTSVAAFNHLHLLIKQATSEPMLGGCKFSKIGGSTQESYILSTFHVGSAMVESLKRKISSHACSSFEVMAAHLWKARTKALGLSKGRMVCLQFAVDARNKIVPPLPRGFSGNAYVLASVCCTAGELEEASYDGTIEKIKEAKRSVNTDYVNAYIEALEAPQVTLPPLRELTMISDWTRTPFHKVDFGHGEASYASPLVPPLPQVAYFMQNPHETRGIDVRIGLLPQYLQAFSHYFLTKLH from the exons ATGGCTACTAATCAAGAAAATAATCAGAAAGTCACCGTGACAAAGACAGTATCTGTTTACCCCAAATCTCTGCACCCTCCAGCACTGCTCAGTCTCTCAAATCTAGATAGACAATGCCCAAAACTTATGTACATGGTCTTGTTCTTCAACCCATCTCGTAGTCAACAACACACATCAGTTCAGTCACTGTTCCAGACCTTGAAAATAGGATTGGAAGAAACTTTGTCAGTCTGGTTCCCAGCTGCTGGGAGGCTTTCCTTTAGTCAAACTGATGGAAAGCTTGACCTTTTGAGTAACAATgctggtgcagttttagttgaGGCATTCACACAGGTGAAGATCTCAGAGCTTAGAGATCTTCCACAGTACAATGAGTTTTATGAAAATCTGGTTTTCAAGCCTGTTTTCAATGGCAATATCTCTGAACTGCCTCTGGTTGCTGCTCAG GTGACACGATTTGGTTGTGGAGGGTATACGGTGGGTGTCGGTTCAAGCCATGCTTTATTTGATGGACTAGCTACCTTCAATTTCCTTAGTGCATGGGCAACTAAAACTACCATGAGGAGAGCAGATGAAGGATCAGAGCTTTGTGAAGCAGTACATGAGAGAGGTCCCTTGTTGGTTGGTTATCGTCGAGCCCAAAACCAGATCATTAGGTTGAATAACAACCCGAATCCGGTGACAAGTGTTGCAGCCTTCAATCATCTACATCTATTGATAAAACAGGCAACCTCTGAGCCAATGCTTGGAGGGTGCAAGTTCTCTAAGATTGGGGGCTCAACCCAGGAGTCTTATATACTGAGTACCTTTCATGTAGGAAGTGCAATGGTGGAGAGCCTAAAGAGGAAAATTAGCAGCCATGCATGTTCATCTTTTGAGGTGATGGCAGCCCATCTGTGGAAG GCTAGAACCAAGGCCTTGGGACTGAGCAAGGGGAGAATGGTGTGCCTACAATTTGCGGTAGATGCAAGGAATAAGATAGTACCCCCACTACCCAGAGGTTTTAGCGGAAACGCTTATGTGCTTGCTTCTGTATGTTGCACAGCAGGAGAACTAGAGGAAGCAAGCTATGATGGAACTATTGaaaagataaaggaagcaaAGAGATCTGTAAACACTGATTATGTGAATGCTTATATTGAGGCTCTGGAAGCACCACAGGTTACCCTCCCTCCACTGAGGGAGCTAACGATGATTTCTGATTGGACAAGGACACCTTTCCACAAGGTGGATTTTGGACATGGAGAAGCATCTTATGCATCTCCATTGGTCCCTCCTCTTCCTCAGGTTGCATACTTCATGCAGAACCCACATGAAACAAGGGGGATTGATGTGAGGATTGGTTTGCTTCCCCAATACCTGCAAGCTTTTTCTCACTACTTCCTCACTAAACTGCACTAA